The genomic DNA ATATAAAAATGATTCCTGATTTGTTCCACGAGTTTCTCGGTCATATCCTCCCAGATAAACCCGGACGCGATCGCACGGCCGGTTTCGAGTGCCTCACCCCGATCATAAGCAAGCATCGATTTAATTGCATCGATCCAGAGATCTTCTCTGTTAGCGACTACCCTGACGAAATCCCGGTCGAACTGGTTTAGATGCTCCATGTTGGAGGAGACCATGGGAATACCGGCAGCCGCGAATTCATAGAATTTCAACGGATTCGAGTACCTGAAGAAGCGATTATCACGGTACGGCATCCAGCCCAGATCAAACGCCTTCAGCACAGCGGGAATTTGTTCATGGGGAACTTTTCCGATGAAATGAGCGTTGGGCAACTGGCGCACTTCCGCAACCGCTTCCTTATCGGCCACTTGCCCGACAAAGATAAAATTTTTGTCAGCTGACTTCTCTATCACCGATTTTACCAGCTTCCAATCCAGCCTGTCGGAGATAATGCCGGTATAGCCGATCCTGGGTGCGGATATCTTTTTGATTGGAGCATACGGTTCAATATCTTCAGCAGTCAGGCTTTGATATGTATTACGGTCCAGGCCGTTTCCCGACAGCCAGGCGGTTTTATAATTCGGACCGTATTTTTTGAGAGATTTTTGAGAGGTGGCCAAAAGCAAATCGATATATGGACGAAAGCGTCTCTCTAATTCATCAACATTGTTGTCGGATCTTCCATATAAATCAACATAGTTATCTTTTACTTCCATC from Candidatus Zixiibacteriota bacterium includes the following:
- a CDS encoding glycosyltransferase, translating into MVDWPVFMRRKMVYALAEAVKKYDSIVVAVNRPLCPFTTWLRKPDRINELFGPSKIEKLSDNLFLFSPKYFVTDMITRHFEFLNYMNLMILRSEFGRLEGKLKVQIKQPIVWIYHPVQGYLTSLYPNSLNLMEVKDNYVDLYGRSDNNVDELERRFRPYIDLLLATSQKSLKKYGPNYKTAWLSGNGLDRNTYQSLTAEDIEPYAPIKKISAPRIGYTGIISDRLDWKLVKSVIEKSADKNFIFVGQVADKEAVAEVRQLPNAHFIGKVPHEQIPAVLKAFDLGWMPYRDNRFFRYSNPLKFYEFAAAGIPMVSSNMEHLNQFDRDFVRVVANREDLWIDAIKSMLAYDRGEALETGRAIASGFIWEDMTEKLVEQIRNHFYI